A single Drosophila ananassae strain 14024-0371.13 chromosome 3L, ASM1763931v2, whole genome shotgun sequence DNA region contains:
- the LOC6495902 gene encoding uncharacterized protein LOC6495902: MFRVQKVLLAEYEEIYEPVLVENPFTMVDNRGEGLRQYQIGLTCNRLLFGCDNFRNFEDKPDFLGQGVDPEIESFDLVSMFPLQFLRFHFYRKGTRCLMMLSVIQPPGRPVPTSDNPMIFEFGGDVYRQHFWHTWRERVAAIRVMQPRYGQITGSSPFSSTDVQLDDEPTVAQVHQPPRTPSVFSSCHAGV; this comes from the coding sequence ATGTTTCGAGTGCAGAAAGTTTTGCTAGCCGAGTATGAGGAGATTTACGAGCCGGTCCTGGTGGAGAATCCCTTTACCATGGTGGACAACCGTGGCGAGGGACTGCGTCAATACCAGATAGGTCTCACCTGCAACCGGCTGCTCTTCGGCTGCGACAATTTCCGCAACTTCGAGGATAAACCGGACTTTTTGGGTCAAGGTGTGGATCCGGAGATCGAGTCCTTCGACTTGGTTAGCATGTTTCCACTGCAGTTCCTTCGCTTTCACTTCTACCGCAAAGGCACCCGATGCCTCATGATGCTAAGTGTGATCCAACCGCCGGGCCGACCCGTCCCCACCTCGGACAATCCAATGATCTTCGAGTTCGGTGGCGATGTCTACAGGCAGCACTTCTGGCACACCTGGCGTGAGCGGGTGGCCGCCATCCGGGTGATGCAGCCGCGTTACGGTCAGATTACAGGCTCCTCTCCCTTCTCCAGCACCGACGTCCAGCTGGATGATGAGCCCACAGTGGCTCAGGTCCATCAGCCGCCCAGGACTCCGTCCGTTTTCAGTTCATGCCATGCTGGTGTCTGA
- the LOC6494704 gene encoding ras-related protein RabJ isoform X2, whose protein sequence is MYYRNANAAILVFDLTQYKTFTEIKSWIQELHRNVQDPMIFTLVGNKMDMQAQRAVSRDEAFVFATSIGATYFETSTETDQGLEQVFLSTALGLVRLADEGKSHSLRSFESSDSLAYTNTNTAFSHTVAALSRNPANASFRLPYVDIGLAVDGEDVKTNGVGRLETPPWSIEHIALGEVERPSWCCY, encoded by the coding sequence ATGTACTATCGAAATGCCAATGCTGCCATTTTAGTGTTCGACCTAACCCAATATAAAACTTTTACGGAAATCAAATCGTGGATACAGGAGCTGCATCGCAATGTCCAGGATCCGATGATATTTACACTGGTGGGCAACAAGATGGACATGCAGGCCCAGCGTGCCGTTTCCCGCGACGAGGCTTTCGTGTTTGCCACCTCCATTGGGGCCACCTACTTCGAAACTTCCACGGAAACGGACCAGGGACTGGAGCAGGTATTTCTCTCCACGGCTCTGGGATTGGTTCGGCTGGCGGACGAGGGCAAGAGTCATTCGCTGCGCTCCTTTGAGTCAAGCGATTCGCTGGCCTACACCAACACTAACACTGCCTTCAGTCATACGGTGGCCGCATTGTCCAGGAATCCTGCAAACGCTTCATTTCGTCTGCCCTACGTGGATATCGGCCTAGCAGTGGATGGCGAGGATGTGAAGACAAATGGAGTGGGTCGTTTGGAAACACCGCCTTGGAGCATCGAGCACATTGCCCTCGGCGAGGTGGAGAGGCCCAGCTGGTGCTGCTATTAG
- the LOC6494705 gene encoding uncharacterized protein LOC6494705, whose amino-acid sequence MKIFSICFLTLVIFACQTLAANNTIEEIDCPPDNNNNNNGTDNNAKMSDKLCPDFQHLRDMMDQEKLQQLIQVHYNCDGKFRKAMRYYNTTPFEQVTQQLSDTDAYQTILRELENSSVYTVDVESVAAIFYCIILPVQQPDTDCDCKSIRGHSFVDDVLNLMPQIEVHNYIVASQANGTNFGNFTKAVTSKEFQATLKANINKKDVIKPLRTLRRKGWDIPELLKGMLTIFTW is encoded by the exons ATGAAGATCTTCAGCATTTGTTTCCTGACCCTGGTCATTTTCGCCTGCCAAACGTTGGCAGCTAACAATACCATTGAGGAAATTGACTGTCCCCCtgacaataataataacaacaatggTACCGACAACAATGCAAAGATGTCAGATAAACTCTGCCCCGATTTCCAGCATCTGCGGGATATGATGGATCAGGAAAAACTGCAGCAGCTGATCCAAGTGCATTACAATTGCGATGGAAAATTCAGAAAGGCTATGCGCTATTACAACACCACACCATTCGAGCAGGTCACCCAACAGCTGTCCGACACCGATGCCTATCAGACGATCCTTAGGGAACTCGAGAACTCGAGTGTATATACTGTGGATGTCGAGAGTGTGGCGGCAATCTTCTACTGCATCATTCTTCCCGTACAGCAGCCGGATACCGATTGTGATTGCAAGTCGATCAGGGGTCATAGCTTTGTCGACGATGTCTTGAACTTGATGCCCCAAATTGAGGTGCACAACTATATTGTGGCTTCCCAGGCCAATGGCACAAACTTTGGCAATTTCACAAAAGCCGTAACTTCGAAGGAATTCCAGGCCACTTTGAAGGCCAATATT AACAAAAAGGATGTAATTAAACCTCTGCGCACTCTACGCCGCAAGGGCTGGGATATTCCGGAGCTACTCAAGGGCATGCTGACCATTTTCACCTGGTGA
- the LOC6494701 gene encoding putative gustatory receptor 59e: MSTSNCLLTVSRFLGVAPLGRKGPIQWIHCLWCLSLLLYIWISSIYKCVTFKSEIPTIEKILYLMELPGNMAVNGFLVYYAVKNRPWCQETEFQIHRFVGGLDPNVVKLIYRRHCQSSHQLLCVVIAFHLLCAAVDIGSFNFDWCATAFSNSIYNLPALMISLGVLQYVQPVHILGLLLENLRQRLEELKLRQRPPISATKLDADYEAAFGILVNAGGCSGLLLEELRSMCNTIDQLHKKLMDKFGIFLLLNFANSLTSFCVELYLIFNFFETPLWEESLLLIYRLLWLFMHGVRIWLILSVNTWILEKKCHMFQLLNELEVCSSHLERIINRFLVQLQTSLSQPPVACGIVPLDTLEVGGFIGVLMAIVIFLIQIGLGNKSLMGVALNRSNWVYV; this comes from the exons ATGAGCACTTCGAATTGCCTCCTGACTGTGAGTAGATTCCTTGGAGTTGCTCCATTGGGAAGAAAGGGTCCTATTCAATGGATTCACTGCCTCTGGTGCCTGTCTCTGCTCCTCTATATTTGGATTTCTAGCATCTATAAATGCGTGACCTTTAAGTCAGAAATTCCGACTATCGAGAAGATTCTGTATCTAATGGAGCTCCCAGGTAACATGGCAGTGAATGGATTTTTGGTTTACTATGCCGTAAAAAATCGTCCCTGGTGCCAGGAGACAGAGTTCCAGATCCATCGCTTTGTTGGTGGATTAGACCCCAACGTAGTTAAACTTATCTACCGGAGACATTGTCAGAGCAGCCATCAACTTCTATGTGTGGTTATAGCCTTCCATCTTCTTTGTGCCGCGGTGGACATTGGATCCTTCAATTTCGACTGGTGTGCAACTGCTTTTAGTAACAGCATCTACAATCTGCCAGCTCTGATGATAAGCTTGGGAGTACTCCAATATGTCCAACCTGTCCATATCCTTGGGCTTTTGCTGGAGAATTTGAGGCAGCGCCTGGAGGAGTTAAAGTTGCGCCAGAGGCCACCGATAAGTGCCACCAAACTGGACGCCGACTACGAAGCTGCTTTTGGAATTCTTGTGAACGCCGGCGGCTGTTCTGGTCTACTTCTGGAGGAGTTGCGCTCCATGTGCAATACAATAGACCAACTGCATAAGAAACTGATGGACAAGTTTGGAATATTCCTTCTACTGAACTTCGCCAACTCACTGACCAGCTTCTGCGTTGAGCTCTATCTGATTTTCAACTTTTTCGAGACCCCACTCTGGGAGGAGTCCTTGTTGCTAATTTATCGCCTACTCTGGTTATTTATGCATGGTGTACGCATTTGGCTGATCCTGTCGGTCAATACATGGATTTTGGAGAAG AAGTGTCATATGTTCCAACTGCTAAATGAACTGGAGGTATGCAGTTCCCATTTGGAGCGCATTATTAATCGGTTTCTGGTTCAATTACAAACTAGTCTGAGTCAACCGCCAGTGGCATGTGGAATCGTTCCGTTGGACACTCTTGAAGTGGGTGGG TTTATCGGAGTCCTGATGGCCATTGTTATATTCCTGATTCAAATCGGCCTTGGAAATAAATCGCTAATGGGAGTGGCCTTGAACAGATCCAACTGGGTGTATGTTTGA
- the LOC6494703 gene encoding protein brown — protein MQEAKGANSPQGQGPSLCLEWKQLNYYVPAQEQSNYSFWNECRKKRELQILHDASGHMKTGDLIAILGGSGAGKTTLLAAISQRLRGNLTGDVVLNGMAMERNQMTRISSFLPQFEINVKTFTAYEHLYFMSHFKMHRRTTKAEKRQRVADLLLAVGLRDSAHTRIQQLSGGERKRLSLAEELITDPIFLFCDEPTTGLDSFSAYSVIKTLRHLCTRRRIAKHSLNQVYGKDSFETPSGESSGSNSIEMEIVGHSHESLLQSMRDLPTLDILNISPNGSHKKAAICSIHQPTSDIFELFTHIILMDGGRIVYQGRTEQAAKFFTDLGYELPLNCNPADFYLKTLAEKEGKEDPAALVRAKYEHETDGLYSGSWLLARNYSGDYLKHIQNFKKIRWYQQVYLLMIRFMTEDVRNIKDALIAFAFFMITAVTLSLMYSGIGGLTQRTVQDVGGSIFMLSNEMIFTFSYGVTYIFPAALPIIRREVGEGTYSLSAYYVALVLSFVPVAFFKGYVFLSVIYASIYYTRGFLLYLSMGFLMSLSAVAAVGYGVFLSSLFETDKMASECAAPFDLIFLIFGGTYMNVDSVPGLKYFSLFFYSNEALMYKFWIDIDNIDCPVNEEHPCIKSGLEVLQQGSFRTADYTYWLDCFSLMVVAVIFHIVSFQLVRRYIHRSGYY, from the exons ATGCAGGAAGCAAAAGGTGCCAACAGTCCACAGGGTCAGGGTCCGTCCTTGTGCCTCGAGTGGAAACAGCTCAACTACTACGTGCCGGCTCAGGAGCAGAGCAACTATAGCTTCTGGAATGAGTGCCGCAAAAAGCGGGAGCTGCAGATCCTTCATGATG CCAGCGGGCATATGAAGACCGGCGACCTCATCGCCATCTTGGGCGGATCCGGTGCCGGCAAGACCACGTTGTTGGCGGCGATTTCGCAACGGCTGCGCGGTAACCTGACCGGGGATGTGGTTTTGAACGGCATGGCCATGGAACGGAATCAGATGACGCGCATCTCCAGCTTTCTGCCTCAGTTCGAGATCAACGTGAAGACATTCACGGCTTATGAGCATCTGTACTTTATG TCCCACTTTAAGATGCATCGTCGCACCACCAAGGCGGAGAAGCGCCAGAGAGTGGCGGACCTCCTCCTGGCCGTGGGATTAAGGGACTCTGCCCACACCCGCATACAGCAGCTCTCGGGCGGAGAGAGGAAACGACTCAGTCTGGCGGAAGAGCTCATTACTGATCCcatctttttgttttgtgatGAGCCAACCACGGGTCTGGACAGCTTCAGTGCCTACTCAGTGATCAAAACTTTGAGGCACTTGTGCACTAGGAGGCGCATTGCCAAGCACTCCCTGAACCAGGTCTACGGCAAAGATTCCTTTGAGACTCCAAGTGGCGAGAGTAGTGGAAGCAATTCTATCGAAATGGAAATTGTGGGTCATTCCCACGAGAGTCTCTTGCAGTCGATGCGTGACCTTCCAACGCTGGACATCCTCAATATCAGCCCCAATGGATCGCACAAGAAGGCGGCTATTTGTTCCATCCACCAGCCCACCTCGGACATTTTTGAGTTGTTCACCCACATTATACTGATGGATGGTGGAAGGATCGTGTACCAAGGACGCACTGAGCAGGCGGCTAAGTTTTTCACAGA CTTGGGCTATGAACTTCCTTTGAACTGTAATCCCGCCGACTTTTATCTCAAGACCTTGGCGGAAAAAGAAGGAAAGGAAGATCCTGCGGCGTTGGTCAGAGCCAAATACGAGCATGAAACGGATGGACTTTATTCAGGAAGTTGGCTTCTGGCCCGCAACTATAGTGGGGATTACTTAAAACATATCCAGAATTT CAAGAAGATACGTTGGTATCAGCAGGTGTACCTCCTTATGATACGCTTTATGACCGAAGATGTGCGAAATATCAAGGATGCCCTTATTGCCTTTGCGTTTTTCATG ATAACCGCTGTTACCCTATCCCTAATGTATTCCGGCATTGGAGGGCTGACGCAGCGCACAGTCCAGGATGTGGGTGGATCCATATTCATGCTCAGCAACGAGATGATCTTCACATTCAGCTACGGAGTAACCTACATCTTCCCAGCCGCGTTGCCCATCATAAGGAGAGAAGTGGGCGAAGGTACTTACAGCCTTTCCGCCTACTACGTGGCCCTGGTGCTCTCGTTCGTGCCAGTGGCTTTTTTCAAAGGATATGTCTTCCTGTCGGTGATCTACGCTTCAATTTATTATACACGCGGCTTCCTCCTATACCTGAGCATGGGATTTCTGATGAGTTTGTCTGCGGTGGCCGCCGTTGGCTACGGAGTCTTCCTCTCCAGTCTCTTCGAAACAGACAAGATGGCTTCAGAATGTGCAGCTCCCTTCGACTTGATCTTCTTGATATTTGGAGGCACCTACATGAATGTGGACTCGGTGCCGGGCTTGAAGTATTTCTCCCTTTTCTTCTACTCCAATGAGGCTTTGATGTACAAATTCTGGATTGACATCGACAATATTG ACTGCCCCGTTAATGAGGAGCATCCCTGCATCAAAAGCGGTCTGGAGGTCCTGCAACAGGGCTCCTTCCGCACCGCGGACTACACCTACTGGCTGGACTGTTTCAGCCTGATGGTGGTGGCCGTCATCTTTCACATCGTATCCTTCCAGTTGGTTAGGCGGTATATTCATCGAAGCGGTTACTATTAA
- the LOC6495903 gene encoding uncharacterized protein LOC6495903, with translation MATTNSIKNKINNSYESEPSSGSGSSLSEHNEGHISDEEHMNLPYLLNPKPLSQHLENNHPTKENTTSSSQKLSSQESEFRGFDDTPYGQVNKRLYGSQLQNLMLPEVEVPEAPRPSQGMVVFPRFYDSLIEENSCNAVDMPLSVAPTATTSTGSLSFDGKIKSLTEKPDDQEKPGPSRLSSVLETSLNTSQQKYNNERSPDLFADSDDEDNDDQTEKEPATRLEDLPEVLEESQCTSDVRPRSSLNAPTESSFVDEQTMDTSQYTANDPRSYFLENCRREREIYRRIRRCLQGVRPPPSVTTPDIDVIKMVLNLKSNILNFLSKDAPTSTPTIEDSGISVTNSLFRPSHSLAEAKNMGWREVLGVRHHGLSYNLNKASEQNEYLSMSVVDRYVGVETATSYVRSPSSAKKRNMRMKMLTQSPGNRLSHLAKRRAIFSSANLATNSQKLNSSIGPQILLDKKKARNKRKATPKRKTPGSKKKARKTPSSSARKRLYRTDLPKPGPSRETSKRALFQSPAKTLQQQQQLMPPKPLFKPEMANRVERSKRALFSPDKTGASQQLESLLKRKRNACDDEDTAELTGQSSKLFRTDSSGASGLTPRALKIKSQSFCIGAGSSAAVGQVKAAQPAAIPFGQSRLSHGLSGSSSNLVASSSSSGTPLGNKLLRAHSEMSATPNSSMTDNQRKKLLWAVSQALQERKITAKHENFRQYASDLTRIVKRIFQEFYLGHTTSNSETLLRLAKKFAFSVIAGKNADDIYLQARSQESEAKKLSSTRLSGYIGPEEFAQRKMILSQASAGSLATAGSTRSLHNMFGSENSIDSFGLSQMSQQTNACSDTQSSLVDRISEDLFSKERQPIRPNPTLQNSSSKSNLGSFALRENVDCELRRSAQKNFTGKDQKNISPYYGGGSSNGSARKYQVPLDNGNSSGQKAKRQISFDN, from the exons atgGCCACCACAAACTCgataaagaataaaataaacaacagCTATGAATCGGAGCCATCTTCAGGAAGCGGG TCTTCACTCAGTGAACATAACGAGGGTCACATATCTGACGAGGAGCACATGAATCTGCCCTATCTTTTAAATCCAAAACCACTGAGCCAACATCTCGAAAACAATCATCCAACTAAGGAAAATACCACATCGTCATCACAGAAACTTAGCAGCCAGGAATCCGAGTTCCGTGGATTCGACGACACTCCTTATGGTCAAGTGAACAAACGCCTCTACGGATCACAGCTTCAAAACCTTATGTTGCCCGAGGTGGAGGTGCCTGAAGCTCCGCGCCCCTCGCAGGGTATGGTAGTGTTTCCAAGGTTTTACGACTCTCTCATCGAGGAAAACAGCTGCAATGCAGTGGACATGCCCTTATCCGTCGCACCGACAGCAACTACAAGCACGGGTAGCCTCTCCTTCGATGGCAAAATCAAAAGTCTGACAGAAAAACCAGATGACCAGGAGAAACCTGGACCGTCCCGACTATCCTCCGTGTTAGAAACCTCATTGAACACCTCCCAGCAGAAGTATAACAACGAACGGTCGCCGGATCTCTTCGCCGACAGTGATGATGAGGACAACGACGATCAGACAGAGAAGGAACCCGCCACTCGACTTGAGGATCTGCCTGAAGTGCTAGAGGAGTCGCAGTGCACCAGCGATGTGCGGCCACGAAGCTCGCTTAATGCTCCCACGGAGTCAAGCTTCGTGGATGAGCAAACTATGGACACCTCTCAGTATACTGCCAACGATCCGCGTTCATATTTCTTGGAAAATTGTCGGCGGGAACGGGAAATCTACCGAAGGATACGACGCTGCTTGCAAGGCGTGCGTCCTCCACCGTCGGTCACAACGCCCGACATAGACGTCATCAAAATGGTACTAAACTTGAAGTCGAACATTCTCAATTTTCTCTCTAAGGACGCACCTACCTCAACGCCCACGATTGAGGACAGTGGGATCAGTGTAACCAATTCATTATTCCGCCCCAGCCACAGTCTTGCGGAAGCCAAGAACATGGGCTGGCGGGAAGTTCTAGGAGTGAGACACCATGGACTAAG CTATAATCTTAACAAGGCTTCGGAACAAAATGAATATCTCAGCATGTCGGTGGTGGATCGGTATGTGGGCGTGGAAACTGCCACATCCTATGTGAGATCCCCATCAAGTGCCAAGAAGCGAAACATGCGCATGAA AATGCTGACGCAATCGCCTGGCAACCGCCTGAGTCACTTGGCTAAGCGGCGAGCCATATTTTCTTCCGCGAACCTGGCAACCAACTCACAGAAGTTAAACAGCTCAATTGGACCACAAATATTGCTTGATAAGAA AAAAGCACGTAACAAACGAAAGGCTACCCCAAAACGGAAGACTCCTGGTAGCAAAAAGAAAG CCCGCAAGACACCCTCTTCATCCGCCCGCAAGCGTCTCTATCGCACCGATCTCCCCAAGCCGGGGCCGTCGAGGGAAACCTCCAAACGTGCCCTGTTCCAAAGTCCCGCCAAGACGCttcaacagcagcaacagcttaTGCCGCCCAAACCTCTATTCAAACCCGAAATGGCAAATCGTGTGGAGCGATCAAAGCGGGCACTCTTTTCACCTGACAAAACGGGTGCCAGCCAACAGCTCGAGTCTCTTTTAAAGCGGAAACGGAATGCCTGCGATGACGAGGACACCGCAGAGTTGACGGGCCAGAGCAGCAAGCTGTTCCGGACTGACAGCAGCGGGGCCAGTGGACTGACGCCGCGTGCTCTTAAGATCAAGAGTCAGAGCTTCTGCATCGGGGCTGGTTCCTCCGCGGCAGTTGGCCAGGTCAAGGCGGCACAGCCTGCAGCTATTCCGTTCGGCCAATCACGGCTCAGTCATGGTCTGAGTGGCAGCAGTAGTAACCTTGTGGCTAGTTCATCCTCGAGCGGGACGCCTCTTGGTAACAAACTGCTTCGGGCGCACTCGGAGATGAGCGCAACGCCCAACAGCAGCATGACAGACAACCAACGAAAG AAACTTCTTTGGGCCGTTTCGCAGGCACTCCAGGAAAGAAAAATCACTGCCAAGCATGAGAATTTCCGTCAATATGCGTCGGACCTAACGCGCATTGTGAAACGCATTTTCCAGGAATTTTACCTGGGACACACAACCAGTAACAGTGAAACATTGCTACG GCTTGCCAAGAAGTTTGCCTTCAGCGTTATTGCGGGAAAAAATGCTGATGATATTTACCTGCAGGCAAGGAGTCAGGAAAGTGAGGCGAAGAAACTGTCGAGTACTAGACTCTCGGGCTATATTGGTCCGGAAGAGTTTGCTCAGCGCAAGATGATACTGTCGCAGGCGTCAGCTGGAAGTTTGGCAACCGCAGGTTCCACCCGATCCTTGCACAATATGTTCGGTAGCGAAAACTCGATTGATTCATTTGGTCTGAGCCAAATGAGTCAACAAACGAATGCGTGCTCCGACACGCAATCGAGCTTGGTCGACCGCATTTCCGAGGATCTCTTCAGCAAGGAGCGACAGCCCATCCGACCTAACCCCACACTGCAGAACAGCTCGTCAAAGAGCAACCTGGGGAGCTTCGCCCTGCGCGAGAATGTAGACTGCGAACTGAGACGATCAGCGCAAAAGAACTTCACGGGAAAGGACCAAAAGAACATAAGTCCTTATTACGGAGGTGGAAGCAGCAACGGGTCGGCCCGAAAGTATCAAGTGCCTCTAGATAATGGCAACAGTTCTGGACAAAAGGCCAAGCGACAGATTTCCTTTGACAACTAG
- the LOC6494704 gene encoding ras-related protein RHN1 isoform X1 translates to MRGIEGKVVVLGSRGVGKTRLVIRYIKNTLHRSESEVPTIAVSFFTCNIFLDEVKIKLQIWDTAGQERYRAVAPMYYRNANAAILVFDLTQYKTFTEIKSWIQELHRNVQDPMIFTLVGNKMDMQAQRAVSRDEAFVFATSIGATYFETSTETDQGLEQVFLSTALGLVRLADEGKSHSLRSFESSDSLAYTNTNTAFSHTVAALSRNPANASFRLPYVDIGLAVDGEDVKTNGVGRLETPPWSIEHIALGEVERPSWCCY, encoded by the exons atgcgaggAATTGAAGGCAAAGTGGTGGTTCTTGGCTCGCGAG gCGTGGGCAAGACGCGTTTGGTCATCCGCTACATAAAGAACACCTTGCACCGGAGCGAGAGCGAGGTGCCCACGATAGCCGTGTCCTTCTTCACATGCAACATCTTCCTGGACGAGgtcaaaattaaattgcaa ATCTGGGATACGGCTGGCCAGGAGAGATATCGGGCTGTGGCGCCCATGTACTATCGAAATGCCAATGCTGCCATTTTAGTGTTCGACCTAACCCAATATAAAACTTTTACGGAAATCAAATCGTGGATACAGGAGCTGCATCGCAATGTCCAGGATCCGATGATATTTACACTGGTGGGCAACAAGATGGACATGCAGGCCCAGCGTGCCGTTTCCCGCGACGAGGCTTTCGTGTTTGCCACCTCCATTGGGGCCACCTACTTCGAAACTTCCACGGAAACGGACCAGGGACTGGAGCAGGTATTTCTCTCCACGGCTCTGGGATTGGTTCGGCTGGCGGACGAGGGCAAGAGTCATTCGCTGCGCTCCTTTGAGTCAAGCGATTCGCTGGCCTACACCAACACTAACACTGCCTTCAGTCATACGGTGGCCGCATTGTCCAGGAATCCTGCAAACGCTTCATTTCGTCTGCCCTACGTGGATATCGGCCTAGCAGTGGATGGCGAGGATGTGAAGACAAATGGAGTGGGTCGTTTGGAAACACCGCCTTGGAGCATCGAGCACATTGCCCTCGGCGAGGTGGAGAGGCCCAGCTGGTGCTGCTATTAG
- the LOC6494702 gene encoding sodium channel protein Nach, with product MASRRLSLWLRLISARVIRGLTPLLRKLMDILKACSNRMREVMAMAGAETGLLAISLIVHRRLHFMERALWLVVVLASVITALIISNVQLGRYFTSPTVISVDRDYRGWNGSLPAVTLCYYDHIDSFKANEYIQEVWNVSIIDEDYFYFMDFLYAVVNATAGNYAELVKFAEDERFDSIDLYEMITRVDRPFEQVISSFDANFDVHVQMVMTERGSCYAINSPMSTVLSGQPVAYELMPQPLSCQYGKQQCYIRMDLYESTGVLDVHSPFEVSASEANIVALHKSDEITASFKVLETVASKNLRQLSVAQRKCVFNNEETSNLKIYSKSLCLARCRAVMALEMCNCVPFFYPYVEGPSCNPAGFECLLDFKWPIWALHICKCPSTCTEIEYTMQTVKKSSWGVKNNEEVVSSETATSSFRWDLIPPKVRLRRDVVYSFEDLVVSFGGVLALFVGVSVMGLVEMGHVIIYNLLLDLFTFVSWLSAQLKHCYQKGNRKSVANRIHHHVLKNHHQLEEEQQRLSLADTAELPPFDYVN from the exons ATGGCTTCTAGAAGGCTAAGCCTGTGGTTGAGGCTGATCTCGGCCAGAGTCATTCGCGGTCTGACACCATTGCTGAGAAAACTCATGGATATTTTGAAAGCCTGTTCAAACCGAATGAGGGAGGTGATGGCAATGGCTGGAGCAGAAACTGGTCTTTTAGCCATTTCTTTAATCGTCCACCGTCGGCTTCACTTTATGGAGCGAGCTCTGTGGCTGGTCGTCGTTCTGGCCAGTGTCATTACCGCCCTGATAATAAGCAATGTCCAACTGGGCCGGTACTTCACCTCCCCGACGGTGATATCCGTGGATCGGGACTATCGTGGTTGGAACGGATCCCTTCCAGCTGTTACCCTGTGTTACTACGACCACATCGACTCCTTCAAGGCAAATGAGTATATCCAGGAAGTGTGGAACGTGTCCATCATCGATGAGGATTACTTTTACTTCATGGATTTCCTCTATGCGGTGGTGAACGCCACTGCCGGCAACTACGCGGAGCTGGTGAAGTTTGCGGAGGATGAGCGCTTTGATTCGATTGATCTCTACGAGATGATCACGAGAGTGGATCGACCATTTGAACAGGTCATCAGTAGCTTCGACGCGAATTTCGATGTCCACGTCCAGATGGTGATGACAGAGCGAGGATCCTGCTATGCCATCAATTCGCCCATGTCCACCGTGCTTAGTGGCCA ACCCGTGGCCTATGAGCTGATGCCCCAGCCATTGTCCTGCCAATATGGGAAGCAACAGTGCTACATCCGCATGGATCTGTATGAGAGCACGGGTGTG CTGGATGTCCATTCGCCGTTTGAAGTCTCAGCCTCTGAGGCGAACATTGTGGCGTTGCACAAGTCCGACGAGATAACTGCCTCGTTCAAGGTGCTGGAAACGGT GGCATCGAAAAATTTACGCCAACTGAGCGTGGCGCAGCGTAAGTGTGTTTTCAACAACGAGGAGACATCCAACCTGAAG ATCTACAGCAAGTCTCTATGCCTTGCTAGATGCCGAGCCGTCATGGCCTTGGAAATGTGCAACTGTGTACCCTTTTTCTATCCCTATGTGGAAGGACCTAGCTGTAATCCGGCTGGATTCGAGTGCCTGCTGGACTTCAAGTGGCCCATCTGGGCGCTACACATCTGCAAGTGCCCCTCCACCTGTACAGAGATCGAGTACACCATGCAGACGGTGAAGAAGAGCTCCTGGGGCGTCAAGAACAACGAAGAAGTGGTCAGCAGCGAGACAGCCACCTCCAGTTTCCGCTGGGATCTGATTCCGCCCAAGGTGAGACTGCGTCGGGATGTGGTCTACAGTTTTGAGGACTTGGTTG TATCCTTTGGCGGTGTTCTGGCTCTTTTTGTGGGTGTGAGCGTGATGGGTCTGGTGGAGATGGGCCACGTGATCATTTACAATCTTCTCCTGGACTTGTTTACGTTCGTCTCCTGGCTGTCCGCCCAACTGAAGCACTGTTACCAAAAAGGCAACCGCAAATCGGTGGCGAACCGCATCCATCACCATGTCTTGAAGAACCACCatcagctggaggaggagcaaCAGCGTCTCTCTTTGGCAGACACCGCTGAACTGCCGCCGTTCGACTATGTGAATTGA